A region of Anolis sagrei isolate rAnoSag1 chromosome 2, rAnoSag1.mat, whole genome shotgun sequence DNA encodes the following proteins:
- the LOC132765931 gene encoding guanine nucleotide-binding protein G(s) subunit alpha-like yields the protein MKRKRRREAETLPLPVSLPPSLLSPSISASVPLAPAWLHARRREAETLPFPLSISPSSLSLSVCLCPSCSSLASCSFLPLAAVLFPFHPLYISIVPHKMGCFGNRKTEEERKEEKERRKTHKKVEKQLKMDKEVFKATHHLLVMGLEESGKNTVLKQMKILEGDGFSAEERKMRTQDIKNNIREAIETIVRAMESLKPPVELANPENQFRIDYILNVSSQPDFDFPPEFYEHTKALWQDEGVKACFERSHEYHLIGCAQYFLDKLDIIKQEEYTPSDQDLLRCKFWTFGIPEAKLQVDKVYLHLYIQRFVDGRRKWTQFFDNLTAVLFMVDSSSYNLRTLHWSDKAIKLQEELQFFRKILWSPRLKMLFSPGLQTLPFIVFLNKQDLLAEKVLAGKHKLEDYFPHFARYTTPEDAMPEPGEDRQVTRAKYFIRDEFLRSCFHEMHCCYIHFTCAVDAENVQRVFNDCGDVIQRIHFGQYKSL from the coding sequence atgaagaggaagagaaggagagaggcagAGACACTCCCTCTCccagtctccctccctccctccttgctctcTCCCTCTATTTCTGCCTCTGTCCCTCTTGCTCCAGCTTGGCTTCATGCAAGAAGGAGAGAGGCAGAGACACTCCCTTTCCCactctccatctctccctcctctctctctctgtctgtctgcctcTGTCCCTCTTGCTCCAGCTTGGCTTCCTGCTCCTTTCTCCCATTAGCTGCAGtcctctttccctttcatccTCTCTATATCTCCATTGTGCCACACAAAATGGGCTGCTTTGGAAACAGAAAGACTGAGGAGGAGCGCAAGGAAGAGAAGGAGCggagaaaaacccacaagaaggtCGAGAAGCAACTGAAGATGGATAAGGAAGTCTTTAAGGCCACGCACCATCTCCTCGTGATGGGCCTTGAGGAATCTGGCAAAAACACCGTGCTCAAACAAATGAAAATCTTGGAAGGGGATGGATTTAGTGCCGAGGAGAGGAAAATGAGAACccaggacattaaaaacaatattagGGAAGCTATAGAGACAATAGTCAGAGCCATGGAGAGCCTAAAGCCTCCAGTGGAGCTGGCGAACCCAGAGAACCAGTTCCGCATTGACTATATTTTGAATGTATCCAGCCAGCCAGATTTCGACTTCCCACCTGAGTTCTACGAACATACGAAAGCACTTTGGCAGGACGAAGGCGTGAAAGCTTGCTTTGAGCGTTCGCACGAGTATCACTTGATTGGTTGTGCACAGTATTTTCTAGACAAGCTGGACATCATCAAGCAAGAGGAATATACGCCATCCGACCAGGATCTTCTCCGATGCAAATTTTGGACATTCGGGATTCCTGAAGCCAAGTTGCAAGTGGACAAAGTATATTTGCATCTTTATATTCAGAGATTTGTTGATGGTCGCCGAAAGTGGACTCAGTTTTTTGATAATTTGACAGCTGTTCTCTTCATGGTGGACAGCAGTAGCTACAACTTACGGACTTTGCATTGGAGTGACAAGGCTATCAAGCTTCAGGAGGAATTACAGTTTTTCCGAAAGATTTTGTGGAGCCCACGGTTGAAGATGCTTTTCAGTCCTGGGCTGCAGACCTTGCCGTTCATTGTTTTCCTGAACAAACAGGATTTGCTAGCAGAGAAAGTCTTGGCAGGGAAACATAAACTGGAAGACTACTTTCCACACTTTGCTCGCTATACCACACCCGAGGACGCAATGCCGGAGCCTGGTGAGGATCGTCAAGTTACGAGGGCCAAGTATTTTATCAGAGATGAATTTCTTAGAAGCTGTTTTCATGAGATGCACTGCTGCTATATTCACTTTACATGTGCAGTGGATGCAGAAAACGTTCAGAGGGTTTTCAATGATTGTGGGGATGTGATTCAACGGATACACTTTGGCCAATATAAGTCCTTGTGA